A portion of the Oxynema aestuarii AP17 genome contains these proteins:
- the petB gene encoding cytochrome b6: MFSKEVSNSKVYQWFEERLEVQAIADDISSKYVPPHVNIFYCLGGITLVCFLIQFATGFAMTFYYRPTVTEAFASVQYIMTEVNFGWLIRSIHRWSASMMVLMMILHVFRVYLTGGFKKPRELTWVTGVILAVITVSFGVTGYSLPWDQIGYWAVKIVSGVPEAIPVVGSTIVELMRGGTSVGQGTLTRYYSLHTFVLPWLIAVFMLLHFLMIRKQGISGPL, encoded by the coding sequence ATGTTTTCAAAAGAGGTATCTAACTCCAAAGTCTATCAGTGGTTTGAAGAACGCTTAGAAGTTCAGGCGATCGCTGATGACATCTCCAGCAAGTACGTCCCGCCTCACGTTAACATTTTCTATTGCTTGGGCGGGATTACCCTGGTTTGCTTCTTAATCCAGTTCGCTACTGGATTCGCTATGACTTTCTACTATCGGCCCACGGTGACCGAAGCCTTTGCTTCCGTTCAATACATCATGACCGAAGTCAACTTCGGTTGGCTGATTCGCTCGATCCATCGCTGGTCTGCGAGCATGATGGTCTTGATGATGATCCTGCACGTGTTCCGGGTCTATCTGACGGGGGGTTTCAAAAAACCTCGCGAACTGACCTGGGTGACCGGGGTGATTCTCGCCGTGATTACCGTGTCTTTCGGCGTGACTGGATATTCTTTACCCTGGGATCAAATTGGCTATTGGGCCGTTAAAATCGTTTCTGGCGTTCCCGAAGCCATTCCGGTCGTCGGTTCGACAATCGTCGAGTTGATGCGCGGCGGCACCAGCGTCGGTCAAGGGACGTTGACTCGCTATTACAGTCTGCACACCTTCGTCCTGCCTTGGCTGATTGCGGTGTTCATGTTGCTGCACTTCTTGATGATCCGCAAACAAGGGATTTCCGGTCCGTTGTAA
- the ctpA gene encoding carboxyl-terminal processing protease CtpA translates to MYKRVFSVAFVFVLQLAIAFGCWVAPAAALSEDQNLFMQVWRIVNQAYVDESFNHQNWWFVRQNALKHPFRNREETYEAIEKMLARLDDPFTRFLRPEQYRSLQVNTSGELTGIGLQIALDGETGTIEVVAPIDGSPAQAAGLQPRDRIVEIDGVSTVGLTLDEAAAKMRGPIGTTVTLTVSRGSEATTESVALVRDRIALNPVVADLKTTPDGFKVGYIRLSQFNANATEEVGRAIEELENRGVNGYVLDLRNNPGGLLQAGVEIARLWLDRGTIVYTVNRQGILGSFDATGQALTDAPLVVLVNQGTASASEILAGALQDNGRAQLVGEKTFGKGLIQSLFDLADGSGVAVTVAKYETPNHHDINKLGIVPDVVVAAEAIGRNGLATEADNQYRAAVERLSEQVVVANAP, encoded by the coding sequence ATGTACAAACGAGTTTTCTCCGTTGCTTTCGTCTTCGTGCTACAACTGGCTATCGCTTTCGGCTGTTGGGTCGCTCCGGCAGCAGCTCTAAGCGAAGACCAAAATTTATTCATGCAAGTTTGGCGAATTGTCAATCAAGCGTATGTGGACGAATCTTTCAACCATCAAAATTGGTGGTTTGTCCGTCAAAATGCCCTCAAACATCCGTTTAGAAATCGGGAGGAAACCTACGAGGCGATCGAAAAAATGCTCGCCCGTCTCGACGATCCGTTTACCCGCTTTTTAAGGCCCGAACAATATCGCAGTTTGCAAGTCAATACCTCGGGAGAATTGACCGGAATTGGGTTGCAAATTGCCCTGGATGGGGAAACGGGAACGATTGAAGTGGTCGCCCCGATTGACGGTTCTCCCGCTCAAGCTGCCGGGTTACAACCGCGCGATCGCATTGTGGAAATTGATGGGGTGTCCACCGTCGGTCTGACCCTCGACGAAGCGGCGGCGAAAATGCGCGGTCCGATCGGCACGACGGTGACCCTGACCGTGAGCCGAGGAAGCGAGGCGACGACGGAATCCGTGGCTTTGGTGCGCGATCGCATCGCCCTCAATCCGGTGGTGGCCGACTTGAAAACCACCCCCGACGGTTTCAAGGTCGGTTACATCCGCTTGAGTCAATTTAATGCCAACGCGACCGAAGAAGTCGGACGGGCGATCGAAGAGCTGGAAAATCGCGGCGTCAACGGCTACGTCCTCGACTTGAGGAACAATCCCGGCGGACTGCTGCAAGCGGGGGTCGAAATCGCCCGCCTATGGCTCGATCGCGGCACGATCGTCTACACGGTGAACCGCCAGGGGATTCTCGGCAGTTTCGACGCCACGGGACAAGCCCTCACCGATGCCCCCCTCGTGGTTCTCGTCAATCAAGGCACGGCGAGCGCCAGCGAAATTCTCGCCGGAGCCTTGCAAGATAACGGGCGCGCTCAGTTGGTCGGCGAAAAAACTTTCGGTAAGGGGCTGATTCAATCCCTGTTCGACCTCGCCGACGGTTCGGGCGTCGCGGTGACCGTGGCGAAGTACGAAACGCCGAATCACCACGATATCAACAAGTTGGGCATCGTTCCCGATGTGGTGGTCGCGGCGGAGGCGATCGGTCGTAACGGACTGGCGACGGAAGCGGACAATCAATACCGAGCGGCGGTCGAGCGGTTGAGCGAACAAGTGGTGGTCGCCAACGCCCCCTAA
- a CDS encoding tetratricopeptide repeat protein, producing MSVSRANPCCPLDSFANTQGCSLPPRIEIGSGRRGDPPAEPGGSIAEARARAARCARQGEYDAAIAALNGAIASGSPQARDYNNRGLMYFYRGDLEAAIADFNRAIALDDHLSQAYNNRGNAYARQGLLVEASIDYDRALDLDPFNGRAWINQGMTLRDLEIYELALESFDFALALGEHAAIAYAERGRTYHELGDWNAAIADYRRSQAVLDLDPSLDEADRRRRSRQLDRALRQLLSPQSPGDEG from the coding sequence ATGTCCGTTTCTCGTGCCAACCCTTGCTGTCCGCTCGATTCATTTGCCAATACTCAGGGGTGTTCCCTCCCGCCTAGGATCGAGATCGGGAGCGGACGACGGGGAGATCCCCCCGCCGAACCCGGAGGGTCGATCGCCGAAGCACGCGCCCGTGCTGCCCGTTGCGCTCGCCAGGGAGAGTACGACGCGGCGATCGCCGCCTTGAACGGCGCGATCGCCTCGGGTTCTCCCCAGGCGAGGGATTATAACAATCGCGGTTTGATGTACTTCTATCGCGGCGATCTCGAGGCGGCGATCGCCGATTTCAACCGGGCGATCGCCCTCGACGACCATCTGTCTCAGGCTTACAACAACCGAGGCAACGCCTACGCCCGTCAGGGGCTCCTCGTCGAAGCCTCGATCGACTACGATCGCGCCCTCGACCTCGATCCATTCAACGGACGGGCCTGGATCAACCAAGGGATGACCTTGCGCGACTTGGAAATTTACGAACTGGCTTTGGAAAGCTTCGATTTTGCCCTCGCCCTGGGCGAACACGCGGCGATCGCCTATGCCGAACGCGGTCGCACTTACCACGAATTAGGTGATTGGAACGCGGCGATCGCCGACTACCGCCGCAGTCAAGCCGTCCTCGATCTCGACCCCTCCCTCGACGAGGCCGATCGCCGTCGCCGTTCCCGTCAGCTCGACCGAGCTTTACGCCAACTGCTGTCCCCACAATCCCCCGGGGACGAAGGGTGA
- a CDS encoding slr1601 family putative cell division protein, which translates to MNAIQPPRPPLVPIEGRQSKRRPRRQPSRRHPHRAIAAEVTTKLAVQLLVSVVAVSTLVKLVPYQETQQEKLDEIRAEVQKTNRRVDRLQADFSRYFSPEQTVNLMEEQSYKVDPTEIQIIWKQPETESVAESASDLATP; encoded by the coding sequence ATGAACGCCATCCAACCTCCCAGACCCCCGCTCGTTCCGATTGAAGGGCGTCAGTCCAAACGTCGTCCGCGTCGGCAACCGTCACGACGCCATCCCCATCGGGCGATCGCGGCGGAAGTCACTACTAAATTAGCAGTTCAGTTGCTCGTTTCGGTGGTGGCGGTCTCCACGTTAGTCAAGTTAGTGCCGTATCAAGAAACCCAGCAGGAAAAACTCGACGAGATTCGCGCGGAAGTTCAAAAAACGAACCGTCGGGTCGATCGCCTGCAAGCGGATTTCAGCCGTTATTTCTCCCCGGAACAAACGGTGAATTTGATGGAAGAGCAAAGCTACAAGGTCGATCCGACGGAAATACAGATTATTTGGAAGCAACCGGAAACCGAAAGTGTGGCGGAATCGGCTTCCGATCTGGCGACCCCGTGA
- the psaM gene encoding photosystem I reaction center subunit XII — MGLSEAQVLTALVIALLPGFLAFRLATELYK, encoded by the coding sequence ATGGGACTTTCTGAAGCTCAAGTCTTGACCGCGTTAGTCATCGCCTTGCTGCCGGGCTTCTTAGCCTTCCGCTTGGCGACCGAACTCTACAAGTAG
- a CDS encoding TerC family protein translates to MVNQFLDFYPNDLGFHTFLLLAILVALEGVLSADNAIALASIAQGLPDSKRQRQALDIGLIAAFVLRMTLIVMATWVIRYWQFELMGALYLLWLVFQYFTSAEDEEGHHHGPRYTSLWQTIPLIAMTDLAFSLDSVTAAIAISEQTWIILTGATIGIIALRFMAELFIQWLKIYTHLEDAGYITVGFIGLRLLLRVVDEQIVPPEWLTVIVVIALFIWGFSERRLEEPEAETEAEAIADGERSGET, encoded by the coding sequence ATGGTCAACCAATTTTTAGACTTTTACCCCAACGACCTAGGATTTCATACATTTCTCTTATTGGCAATCTTGGTTGCCTTAGAAGGCGTCTTGTCTGCAGATAACGCGATCGCCTTAGCCTCGATCGCCCAAGGACTGCCCGACAGCAAGCGACAACGGCAAGCCCTCGATATCGGCTTGATCGCCGCTTTCGTCCTGCGCATGACCCTGATCGTCATGGCGACTTGGGTGATCCGCTACTGGCAATTCGAGTTAATGGGTGCCTTGTACCTGTTGTGGTTGGTGTTTCAGTATTTCACCTCCGCCGAAGACGAAGAAGGACACCATCACGGTCCGCGCTACACGTCCCTGTGGCAGACCATTCCCCTGATTGCCATGACCGATTTGGCCTTTTCCCTCGATAGCGTCACCGCCGCGATCGCCATCTCCGAGCAAACCTGGATCATTCTAACCGGAGCCACGATCGGTATTATCGCCTTACGGTTTATGGCGGAATTGTTCATCCAGTGGTTGAAAATTTACACCCATCTCGAAGATGCGGGCTATATTACCGTCGGTTTTATCGGGTTGCGCCTCCTCTTGCGGGTAGTTGACGAGCAGATCGTTCCCCCGGAATGGCTGACTGTTATTGTGGTGATCGCCTTGTTTATTTGGGGCTTTTCCGAACGTCGTCTCGAAGAACCCGAGGCGGAAACCGAAGCGGAGGCGATCGCCGACGGCGAACGGTCCGGCGAGACTTAG
- the ndk gene encoding nucleoside-diphosphate kinase codes for MERTFIAIKPDGVQRRLVGEIVGRFESKGFKLVGLKVMTVSRELAEQHYDVHREKPFFSSLVNFITSSPVVAMVWEGEGVVASARKLIGATNPLSAEPGTIRGDFGISVGRNLIHGSDAVETAQREIALWFKEEELVSWEESSHRWLYE; via the coding sequence TTGGAACGTACCTTTATCGCCATCAAACCCGATGGAGTCCAGCGCCGACTCGTCGGCGAGATCGTCGGTCGCTTTGAAAGCAAGGGCTTTAAACTCGTCGGTCTTAAAGTCATGACTGTCAGCCGCGAACTCGCCGAACAGCATTACGACGTCCACCGAGAAAAACCCTTTTTCTCCAGCTTGGTGAACTTCATCACCTCCAGCCCCGTCGTGGCAATGGTTTGGGAAGGTGAAGGCGTGGTCGCTTCCGCTCGCAAGCTGATCGGCGCCACCAATCCCCTGAGTGCCGAACCCGGAACGATCCGGGGCGATTTCGGCATCAGCGTCGGTCGCAACTTGATCCACGGTTCCGATGCGGTCGAAACGGCCCAACGGGAGATCGCCCTTTGGTTTAAAGAGGAAGAACTCGTGTCTTGGGAAGAAAGTAGCCACCGTTGGCTGTACGAGTAG
- a CDS encoding transposase yields MLRKDCVDAAFGQFLSLTEWVCWKRGVYFAKVNPNGTSQTCPNCLATVSKGLEVREHHCPECGYRTHRERAAAEMVLHRGLENVVSQGLWGTETACQVGLSGVYDLDKWRGARIPNREAGKPAL; encoded by the coding sequence ATGCTGCGAAAAGATTGTGTAGATGCTGCCTTCGGACAATTCCTGTCTCTGACGGAATGGGTTTGCTGGAAACGGGGAGTCTACTTTGCTAAAGTCAATCCCAACGGCACCAGTCAAACCTGCCCCAACTGCCTTGCTACGGTCAGCAAGGGGTTGGAAGTCAGAGAGCATCATTGTCCTGAGTGTGGGTATCGAACGCATCGCGAACGTGCTGCAGCAGAGATGGTTTTGCATCGTGGACTAGAAAACGTAGTATCCCAGGGACTCTGGGGAACGGAAACCGCCTGTCAAGTCGGTCTGTCGGGGGTCTATGACCTAGATAAGTGGCGCGGGGCCCGAATACCCAATCGTGAGGCTGGGAAGCCCGCGCTGTAA
- a CDS encoding RNA-guided endonuclease InsQ/TnpB family protein codes for MLTMNYTYRIYPNVVQQTELRSWLETCTGVYNYALRELKDWIASRKCSVDRCSLEREYIIPADEPFPSYHRQQNNLPKAKKQFPHLGKVHSQVLQTTIRRLHDTWEAFVKRGHGFPRFKKFGQFKSFVFPQFKNNPINGFTIKLPKIGKVSINLHPPFAPLSKGGWGDTGKGTVQGTGYTMVRCRHD; via the coding sequence ATGCTGACCATGAACTACACCTACCGAATCTATCCAAATGTCGTACAGCAGACTGAACTGCGGTCGTGGCTTGAGACGTGCACAGGCGTATATAACTACGCTTTACGCGAACTCAAAGACTGGATTGCTTCTCGTAAGTGTTCGGTAGACCGATGTTCGTTGGAAAGGGAATACATCATTCCCGCCGATGAGCCATTCCCGTCTTACCACCGTCAGCAGAATAACCTGCCCAAAGCAAAGAAGCAATTCCCGCATCTAGGTAAGGTACATTCTCAGGTGTTACAGACCACAATTCGCAGACTGCACGATACCTGGGAGGCATTTGTGAAACGGGGACACGGATTCCCTCGTTTCAAAAAGTTCGGTCAGTTCAAATCCTTTGTGTTTCCCCAATTCAAGAACAATCCCATCAATGGCTTCACAATCAAGTTGCCAAAAATTGGGAAAGTGTCTATCAACCTGCATCCCCCCTTCGCCCCCCTTTCAAAGGGGGGTTGGGGGGATACAGGTAAGGGTACTGTCCAGGGTACGGGGTACACAATGGTACGTTGTCGTCACGATTGA
- a CDS encoding Coq4 family protein, giving the protein MTSQNLDWYLKEAEAYAGTASVQPDGSNFSLTPPSQLSLKYDRLRQHLAQIGSPTTIAINWSIASSKISRNGSSSKFVGVPSAQPLTLIDLDRLYREGYLMKKLSPEDLYQFPVHTLGGAYFQYMCRGKFYEFDKNPTIPRSEIEWLFRSIRQTHDFYHLITEIYHYGWDGGFVMYEKPECYERDRLILTEELCLYGFMMGQVRLQAAVPIVAEWIETGLEEARKWLKEAFPLWQKTKNYNSVKKFVFPNFIATCEKFTYASFKLGRLTSKVTVEDYLSDLEGRLTPLSPSATVTEREYRQKMLESFERGLRSYSLLGMKWERYLGNSLQEIREFLNIPRRQHFQSGSHYLDADCY; this is encoded by the coding sequence ATGACCTCCCAAAATCTCGACTGGTATCTTAAGGAAGCGGAAGCCTATGCTGGAACAGCCAGCGTACAACCTGACGGATCTAATTTTTCTCTGACCCCCCCTTCACAATTATCTTTAAAATACGATCGCTTGCGTCAACATTTAGCTCAGATTGGTAGTCCAACTACAATAGCGATTAATTGGTCGATCGCCAGTTCCAAAATCTCTCGCAACGGCTCCTCGTCCAAGTTCGTTGGTGTTCCTTCTGCGCAACCCCTTACTCTCATCGATCTGGACAGGCTTTATCGAGAAGGCTATCTCATGAAAAAGTTATCGCCGGAAGATTTATATCAATTTCCAGTCCACACATTAGGGGGGGCTTATTTCCAATATATGTGTCGCGGGAAATTTTACGAATTCGATAAAAATCCGACAATTCCTCGTTCGGAAATTGAGTGGCTTTTTCGCTCGATCCGCCAAACCCATGACTTTTACCATCTAATCACGGAAATTTATCACTACGGGTGGGATGGGGGATTTGTTATGTACGAGAAGCCTGAATGTTACGAACGAGATCGACTCATTTTAACCGAGGAACTCTGTCTTTATGGGTTCATGATGGGTCAAGTTCGTTTACAAGCCGCCGTTCCCATTGTTGCAGAGTGGATTGAAACGGGACTCGAAGAGGCTCGCAAATGGTTGAAAGAGGCATTTCCACTGTGGCAAAAAACGAAAAACTACAACTCAGTAAAAAAGTTTGTCTTTCCCAACTTTATTGCAACCTGCGAAAAATTTACCTATGCGTCTTTCAAACTGGGAAGGTTGACGTCAAAAGTAACCGTTGAAGACTATTTATCAGATCTCGAAGGTCGTTTAACCCCTTTATCTCCCTCTGCCACCGTTACCGAACGCGAATATCGTCAAAAAATGCTGGAAAGTTTCGAGCGGGGACTGCGAAGTTACTCGCTTCTTGGAATGAAATGGGAGCGTTATTTAGGAAATTCTCTGCAAGAAATTCGAGAGTTTTTAAACATCCCTCGCCGCCAACATTTTCAGTCCGGCTCTCACTATCTGGATGCGGATTGTTATTAA
- the speA gene encoding biosynthetic arginine decarboxylase produces MYSTAYQGGQGTRMGLEPIREETDTGADRRAPNESGVEEDDRPAAKDVAPSWTIEQSEELYRIKGWGEPYFSINAAGHAIVSPKGERGGSLDLYELVQALKLRDLGLPLLIRFSDILEDRIERLNACFAKAIARYKYPGSYRGVFPIKCNQQRHLIEDLVRFGEPYQFGLEAGSKPELAIALATLKTPGALLICNGYKDRAYIETAMLARRLGQTAIVVLEQVEEVQIAIDAARSLGIDPVLGVRAKLTSKGIGRWGGSSGDRAKFGLTIPEIVRAIEQLEAANMLHCLQLLHFHIGSQISSISVIKDAIREASQIYVSLAQSGAQMKYLDVGGGLAVDYDGSKTNFHASKNYNMQNYANDIVAEVKEACQERDLPVPTLISESGRAIASHQSVLVFDVLGTSEVCTDLPEPTQEKEHLILRNLYETYRAIAVENYQEAYHDAIQFKEEAISLFNFGYLSLRERARAEQLYWACCRKIQAIVGEQEYVPDDLEDLEKIMASIYYVNLSVFQSAPDSWAIDQLFPIVPLHRLDEKPNIRATLADLTCDSDGKIDRFIDLLDVKSLLELHPLHPDEPYYLGMFLGGAYQEIMGNLHNLFGDTNTVHIKLTPKGYQIEHVVKGDSVTEVLGYVQYDAEDLVESIRKQTEQALQEGTITLQESQRLLRNYEQSLSGYTYLNS; encoded by the coding sequence TTGTACTCGACAGCTTACCAGGGAGGTCAAGGGACGCGCATGGGTTTAGAGCCGATACGAGAAGAAACCGACACCGGGGCCGATCGCCGAGCCCCCAACGAATCGGGGGTGGAGGAGGACGATCGCCCGGCGGCGAAAGACGTAGCGCCGTCGTGGACGATCGAGCAGAGCGAAGAACTCTATCGGATTAAAGGATGGGGAGAACCGTATTTTTCCATTAATGCGGCGGGACACGCGATCGTTTCGCCGAAAGGGGAACGCGGCGGGTCGTTGGACCTGTACGAGTTGGTGCAGGCCCTCAAGTTGCGCGATCTGGGATTACCGTTGCTGATTCGCTTTTCCGATATTTTGGAAGATCGGATCGAGCGGCTCAATGCCTGTTTTGCCAAGGCGATCGCCCGCTACAAGTATCCCGGAAGCTATCGCGGGGTGTTTCCGATCAAGTGCAACCAACAGCGACATTTGATCGAGGATTTGGTGCGTTTTGGCGAACCCTATCAATTCGGTCTCGAAGCCGGATCGAAACCGGAGTTGGCGATCGCCTTGGCGACGTTGAAGACACCGGGAGCGTTGCTGATTTGTAATGGGTATAAAGACCGAGCCTATATCGAAACGGCGATGTTAGCCCGACGCTTGGGCCAAACGGCGATCGTCGTCCTCGAACAGGTGGAAGAGGTGCAGATCGCCATCGACGCGGCGCGATCGCTCGGAATCGATCCGGTCTTGGGAGTGCGCGCCAAATTGACGAGCAAGGGAATCGGACGTTGGGGCGGTTCCTCGGGCGATCGCGCCAAATTCGGGCTGACGATTCCGGAGATCGTACGGGCGATCGAGCAGTTGGAAGCGGCGAACATGCTCCACTGTTTGCAACTGCTGCACTTCCATATCGGTTCTCAGATTTCCTCGATTAGCGTGATTAAAGACGCCATCCGCGAAGCGAGTCAGATTTACGTGTCTTTGGCTCAATCCGGGGCGCAGATGAAATATCTCGATGTCGGCGGCGGTTTGGCGGTGGACTACGACGGGTCGAAAACCAATTTCCACGCCTCGAAAAACTACAACATGCAGAATTATGCCAACGATATCGTCGCCGAGGTGAAAGAAGCCTGTCAAGAGCGGGATCTTCCCGTGCCGACGTTGATTAGCGAAAGCGGACGGGCGATCGCCTCCCATCAGTCTGTATTGGTGTTTGACGTCCTCGGAACGAGCGAGGTCTGCACGGATCTGCCCGAACCGACTCAGGAGAAGGAACACCTGATTTTACGCAATCTCTACGAAACCTATCGGGCGATCGCGGTCGAAAATTATCAGGAAGCCTATCACGACGCCATCCAGTTTAAAGAAGAAGCAATTAGCTTGTTCAATTTCGGCTATTTGAGCTTGCGCGAACGCGCCAGGGCCGAGCAGTTGTATTGGGCCTGTTGTCGCAAAATTCAGGCGATCGTCGGCGAACAGGAATACGTTCCCGACGATTTGGAAGATCTCGAAAAAATTATGGCGTCGATCTATTACGTCAATCTCTCCGTATTCCAATCGGCCCCGGATAGTTGGGCGATCGACCAGCTCTTCCCGATCGTCCCCCTGCACCGCCTCGACGAAAAGCCGAACATCCGCGCGACCCTCGCCGATCTCACTTGCGATAGCGACGGCAAAATCGACCGTTTTATCGACCTGCTCGACGTCAAATCCTTACTGGAGTTACACCCGCTCCACCCCGACGAACCTTATTATTTGGGGATGTTTCTCGGGGGAGCTTATCAGGAAATTATGGGCAACCTCCATAACTTATTCGGCGATACCAATACGGTGCATATCAAGTTAACCCCGAAGGGGTATCAAATCGAACACGTGGTCAAAGGAGATTCGGTCACCGAAGTCCTCGGTTACGTCCAGTACGACGCCGAAGATTTAGTCGAAAGCATTCGCAAGCAAACGGAACAAGCTTTGCAAGAAGGAACGATTACCTTGCAAGAATCCCAACGGCTATTGCGAAATTACGAACAAAGTCTGAGCGGCTATACTTACTTAAATTCCTAA
- a CDS encoding prolyl oligopeptidase family serine peptidase, whose amino-acid sequence MSDPQNLLNYPQTRQSDIVDNYHGTAVPDPYRWLEDPESEETKAWVEAQNKVTFSYLETIPETQLIKDRLTQLWNYEKYGTPFKKDRRYFYFKNDGLQNQSVLYVLESLDGEPRVLLDPNTLSEDGTVALSGIAISENARYMAYGLSRSGSDWQEWHVLEIDRGEDLSDRLKWIKFSGASWTHDHLGFFYSRYDEPDEKTQFESVNYYQKLYYHRLGTPQSEDVLIYERPDEKEWGFSGGVTEDGKYLIISVWKGTDPKNLVFYKDLTDPDAQVVELIQNFEASYSFIDNDDRRFWFQTDLDAPRGRIIAIDIDTGTRSQIIAEAEETLEGIGVLNNRFITEYLKDARSQIKIFNLDGTFVREVELPGVGSVGGFGGKRSDTETFYSFTSFTTPTTIYRYDMVAGESTIYRQPTVDFDPEDYAIEQVFYHSKDGTRIPMFVTHKKGVKRNGNNPTYLYGYGGFNVSLTPTFSVSQLVWMELGGILAIPNLRGGGEYGEDWHQAGTKLNKQNVFDDFIAAAEWLIENRYTSTEKLAIAGGSNGGLLVGACMTQRPDLFAAALPAVGVMDMLRFHKFTIGWAWCSDFGSPENPEEFKALYAYSPLHNLKSGTAYPATLITTADRDDRVVPAHSFKFAAALQAAHNGTHPVLIRIETKAGHGAGKPTAKIIDEIADKWGFLVKILDISVDFKTAKA is encoded by the coding sequence ATGTCCGACCCGCAAAACCTTCTCAACTATCCCCAAACCCGCCAAAGCGATATCGTCGATAACTACCACGGAACCGCCGTCCCCGACCCCTACCGTTGGCTCGAAGATCCCGAGTCCGAAGAAACAAAAGCTTGGGTAGAAGCCCAAAATAAAGTTACATTTTCCTATCTCGAAACCATCCCCGAAACGCAGCTCATTAAAGACCGTCTCACCCAACTGTGGAACTACGAAAAATACGGAACCCCCTTCAAAAAAGATCGCCGCTATTTTTATTTTAAAAACGACGGACTCCAAAATCAAAGCGTTCTCTACGTCCTCGAATCTCTCGACGGCGAACCGCGCGTTTTACTCGATCCCAATACCCTTTCCGAAGATGGAACCGTCGCCCTTTCCGGAATTGCCATTAGCGAAAATGCCCGTTATATGGCCTACGGATTATCCCGTTCCGGCTCGGATTGGCAAGAATGGCACGTTTTGGAGATCGATCGCGGCGAGGATCTCTCGGATCGTTTAAAATGGATTAAATTTTCCGGTGCGTCCTGGACGCACGACCATCTAGGATTTTTCTACAGTCGCTACGACGAACCCGACGAAAAAACACAATTTGAAAGTGTCAACTACTACCAAAAACTCTACTACCATCGCTTGGGTACCCCCCAATCCGAAGACGTTCTCATCTACGAACGCCCCGACGAGAAAGAGTGGGGATTTAGTGGAGGCGTCACCGAGGATGGCAAGTATTTAATTATTAGTGTCTGGAAAGGAACCGATCCGAAAAATTTAGTCTTTTATAAAGACTTGACCGACCCAGATGCTCAAGTGGTCGAATTAATTCAAAACTTTGAAGCCAGTTATAGTTTTATAGATAATGACGATCGCCGCTTCTGGTTTCAAACCGATCTCGACGCCCCCCGAGGACGGATTATCGCGATCGATATCGATACGGGAACGCGATCGCAAATTATTGCCGAAGCTGAAGAAACCCTCGAAGGAATTGGGGTTCTCAATAACCGTTTCATCACCGAATATCTGAAAGACGCCCGCAGTCAAATTAAAATCTTTAATCTCGACGGAACTTTCGTGCGCGAAGTCGAATTACCCGGCGTCGGTTCTGTAGGGGGTTTTGGCGGCAAACGTAGCGACACGGAAACCTTTTACAGCTTCACCAGCTTCACGACGCCGACGACGATTTATCGCTACGATATGGTCGCGGGTGAAAGTACGATTTACCGTCAGCCTACGGTCGATTTCGATCCCGAAGATTACGCGATCGAGCAAGTCTTTTACCACAGTAAAGATGGCACTCGCATTCCGATGTTTGTCACCCACAAAAAAGGGGTAAAGCGCAACGGCAACAATCCGACGTATTTATACGGTTATGGCGGTTTCAATGTCTCCCTAACGCCGACCTTTTCTGTCAGTCAGTTAGTGTGGATGGAACTCGGGGGAATTTTAGCCATTCCTAATTTACGCGGCGGCGGCGAATACGGGGAAGACTGGCACCAAGCGGGGACAAAGTTAAACAAACAAAATGTATTTGACGACTTCATTGCGGCGGCGGAATGGTTAATTGAAAACCGCTATACCTCGACTGAAAAATTGGCGATCGCCGGAGGGAGTAATGGGGGTTTATTAGTCGGCGCCTGCATGACGCAACGCCCGGATTTATTCGCCGCCGCTTTACCCGCCGTCGGCGTGATGGATATGTTGCGTTTCCATAAATTTACCATCGGTTGGGCTTGGTGTTCGGATTTTGGTTCTCCGGAAAATCCAGAAGAATTTAAAGCTTTATATGCGTATTCTCCCTTACACAATCTCAAATCGGGTACGGCTTATCCCGCGACTTTAATTACGACGGCAGATCGGGACGATCGCGTAGTTCCCGCCCATAGTTTTAAGTTTGCTGCTGCTTTACAAGCTGCTCACAATGGCACCCATCCAGTCTTAATTCGGATCGAAACCAAAGCGGGACATGGGGCGGGAAAACCGACAGCTAAAATTATCGATGAAATAGCAGATAAATGGGGCTTTCTCGTCAAAATTCTCGATATTTCTGTAGACTTTAAAACAGCAAAAGCCTAG